The bacterium DNA segment AATCCATGTAAATTTAAGTGTAACCTCTCAAGTGCTTTATTTTAATAGAGTTATACATACATTAAAACTTCTTCCTCATCAAAGGGACTATACTTTTTCTTGTCAACAGCCTCTTGAATGTAGAAAGCAGTTCCTTTTACATTCAACATTCACGGTCTGACCCCAAAATAGTCCCAACACATTCGTATTTTATCGGAAGTTTTTCTATTTTTCTTTAAAACCTATTTCACAGGTCGAAATTTTTTTGTTGATAAAGGATAAAATTTGTAGTAAAATATCTTCACAATAGGCACACCCCGTATAGAAATGTCTATAAGTAGTGGGATGATGAAAAAGGGGGAGTGAAACAATCAATAGTAGGTATTTCTAACGGGGCACAAATGGGTATAATACCCAAAACACTAAGGAGGTTGTTGAAGATGTCTACCCGACAAAAGATAAGCATAGTATTTATAGCACTGCTATTTATTCTTTCAGGAAGCCTCTAGGCCGACCAGTGGCAGGAACTGAATCCGACTGTCAAACATGTATATATTCTTTGGGGTGGATGGCGAATATAATGTTTTAAGCGATATATGGAGCTACGACCCTTCTGCTAATACCTGGCAACAAGAGCCTTCTGGGGGTACTACTACTCCACCTGTCAGATTTTTACACACCTCTATGTGTATTCCAGACGGCCGTATTTTGACTTTTGGAGGATATGGGAGCGACTTCAACCTGACCGAGCCATCTTTGTGGAGCTATACGCCAGGCTCTGGCACCTGGGAACAAAAGGCCGCCTCGAGTTTCGGAGCACGGGGTGGTGCAAGTGCGGCGGTCTTTGCCGGAAAAATGTATGTTTTTGGCGGAACTACCAAGGAGGGATATAGCAACGATATGCTAGTATATGACCCCGGCCAAAACTCCTGGGAGAAGCTGACCATCTCGGGCAGTATCCCTGAGGCGAGGACAGCTTGTGCCGGAGCATACAGCGGAGATTTATTTTGGATATATGGAGGGGTATACGAAGTTCGCAGTGGTGATCTCAAAGATACATGGGAATTTAACGCAGCCAACAATACCTGGACACAGCGGACAGATATGCCTGTTGCCTTAAGCGGCGCTAAGGCTGTGGCATTTCAATCCCAAGGTCGCGATACATTAACAGTAACAGTACTGATGTTTGGCGGTACGAGCGGCGGAGTCCCTGTTGACAAGACTTACGGATACATACCCAGAGGAGACATACCCATAGATAGTATCAAGATAGTCAACCAGACGAATAACGAAGTGGGAACTTTGACAATGAGGGCAGGGGAAACATTACCGCTGTTTGCTCTGGGCTATTGCGGCACGACAACAGTTGGCTATCTTGCGGTAACCTGGAGTATAGAAGGTGACCTAATTGGGACTTTATCACCAACTACGGGCACAAATACACTTTTTACAGCGATAACGATTGGTTCAGGCACGATTAAAGCAGTGATAACTGGAGGGACGATAACAGATATGACCGGGACGATTACAGTTACAGGAGGAACAGTAACCTCAATTACCATTTCACCAGCGACTAAGACCTTAACCGCAGATGAATTCGCGACCTACACTGCTACGGCTCAAGATGCACAAAATAATTTATGGGATGTAAGCGAAGAGACGACATGGATAACCACTGACCCGAAAGGAACATTTACGGTTAATGTCTATAATCCTGGTCAGGCTGGAAACTGGATGATTACTGGTAAGTATAATGGCCTTGAAGGCACAGCGGCGGTAACAGTTATCCCTGGAGCTTTAAACTATGTCAGGATAGAAGATTCTGGAGGGAATGAAATTATCAATTATTCAATGCCAACAGATGGCTCATTAACCCTTTACTGTCGAGGTTATGATGCGGATAATAATTTGATTGGTGATGTCAGTGGGAGTTGGACAGTAACACCAGGTAATCTGGGTGATGTTGCCCCACAAGCAGGCACAAAGACAACCTTTGACGCCAGGAAAGTCGGGACAGGAACAATCAAGGTTGATGATGGTGCAGGTCATTCTGATACAACCGATGTGATTACCGTTGGCGTTGGTGCACTTAATTATGTGCGGATAGAAGACCAGGGAGGGAATCCGATTGGGACGCAATCAATGACTACGGATGAGACGCTTGACCTTTATTGCCGGGGTTATGATGGGGATGATAACCTTATTGGCGATGTAACGGGCACCTGGACTGTGAATGGTGATATTGGTACTGTATCCCCAGCAGTAGGGACTAAGACAACCTTTGACGCCAGGAAAGTCGGGACAGGAACAATCAAGGTTGATAATGGTGCAGGTCATTCTGATACAACCGATGTGATTACCGTTAGCGCTGCACTTAATTATGTGCGGATAGAAGACCAGGCAGGAAATCCGATTGGGACGCAATCAATGACTACGGATGAAACGCTTGACCTTTATTATCGGGGTTATGATGGGGATAATAATTCGATAGGGTATCTCAGTGGAACATGGACAGTGACAAATAATATTGGCAATGTCATACCGCAAGTAGGAACAAGGACAATCTTTTATGCGACAAATGTAGGAATTGGAACTATCAGGGTTGAAGGAGCAGGAACTGTTGCTGAAACAGGTCTGATTACAGTTAATCTTGGTTTTGAAACTACCCTTGAAAAGGCATTTGTCTATCCTAACCCGTATTATGCCAGTGGCAAAGGCCATACCTATATCTATTTCGATAAACTAACCAGCGATTCTATCATCCAGATTTTCACTATTGCGGGTGAATTAGTGCGTGAAATACCAGTAACAAAATCACGGCAAGACTGGGATGTCCGCAATTCTGATGGCGAAAAAGTTGCCTCTGGCGTCTACATCTACCTCATCAAAGACCCGGCGGGAAATAAGAAGGTTGGTAAATTAGGTATCCTGCGGTAATCTGGGGTTATGTTCGTAGTAACCCGCATTTAGCAGGAGATGGTGGATTAGGCACAAACAACCACATAAATACGGTCACTATAAACTTTTCGTAACACTTTAGCCATCTGAAAGTGTAAATAAGGGAAAATGGAAAAACTGGGAAAAAGGGAAACGAAATACAAGAGGCCTTTGATATATTAGGTCTTCCACCCCCAACCCAATGGCTACTAAAGGAGAAAGGATAACTATGGCTATACTATGCCTTTGGCAAAACTTAAGAAACCAGATATGGAATCTTTATCTCTTTAAAGCCCTACAATGGAATGTTTTGATGGTATTTAACAAAAAAATCTGCAAAGGAAAAAAGAGACTATCTTTTTGTGATGTGTTTTTGATATAATAGAAGGAATAGTAGGGGTCACATCTTGGACCCCAAAATAGTTTCAAAGCTATTTTTGAGTCTAACTTTTGATCTTTTTGGTGATCGGACCAAAATTTTTGTTGACATAGGGTAAAACTTGTGGTAAAATGTTTCCATAATGAGCAAAAGTGAAGGTAACATCCAAAATGCCCAAAAAGCATCTATGTAAAGAAAAGTCAAGAAAAAAATATCCTCCTACCCCTAAAAAAATCGTTTTTTGACTTTTAGGGCATCCTGGTCGTGGTATGTAGGGATTCTTTCAACCTTGAAATTCGCTATAATAGGTGTCTCATTTATCACTTTAGTTAATATATTCCTAATCTCCTCTCCTGAGAGGTCAACATCAGACCTTTTGGTATTATACATATCCTGTATGTGGCATTGAGAGGCGCTCAGGTTGCTCCTCAGCAGTGCCCTATCCTCCTCTCAAGGGAGAAGATGAGGATACATATCCTGGTGTGGTAAAAGCGATAAACCTCATAGATACTTTTTTGAAAATTCTCAAAATCGCAAGCGATATTTAGAAAGGAATTAGGGTCAGACCTTGACAGGCTGTTGACATATCTTTTCAGCGGTATAACGGGGGTGAATATTACACAACCTCTTGAGAATTAAGGACTTGGAGTGAATGCAATGCTGGTGCAAATTTTTATTTATAATCAATGTTTTGATAGATGAATGTGTGAATAAATCCATGTAAATTTAAGTGTAACCTCTCAAGTGCTTTATTTTAATAGAGTTATACATACATTAAAACTTCTTCCTCATCAAAGGGACTATACTTTTTCTTGTCAACAGCCTCTTGAATGTAGAAAGTAGTTCCTTTTACATTCAACATTCACGGTCTGACCCCAAAATAGTCCTAAGAAAGCGATAAAGATGCGATTAAGGATGGAAGCAGGTATAGGTCATCTAAAAGATTATCATCTGTTGCGTAGAGCACTTTATCGGAATAAAGAGATGATAAGGATTCAACAATTGATGTCAGTAAGTTCAGCAAATATTGAAAAACTTGTTCGGACAAAGAGTGATATGGAATTATAAGGTTCATTATTTCAAGTAAAGGCTATCGTTTTTCTCAATATAGGTGTGTTTTAAATGCTATAATTTTACCTCAGAGAGGAGAAAGATTTAAGATTTTAAAGATATTATTCATAAAACCCAGTTTTTAAGTTGTCGGACTTCTTATGTTAAAAATTAAAGTCAAAACCGATAAGAAAAAAAGGTAGATTTTATGTCAACAGCTTGTCGAATTGAGAAAATAGTTGACGAAGTCAAAGGTGTATGATATTATAAAAGTATTATGGCAAGACCAGGGAGAGTACAATATGAGGATGCAGTTTATCATGTTATGTCAAGGGAAGTTGCTCAAGGGAGGATATTTCTCATTGATGAGGATTGTCATCGATTTTTAGATTGTCTTGAGAAAACTTTTTAAAAAGAAAGTAGAAAATATTCTTAATTTTCTTTTCGAGGTCTGACCCCATATCCTTCTTATAGTAGTATGTAGCGAAGGTCGATCTATCCTTGCATGAAGTAAATTAAGTAAAAATTCAGAAGGCAGGAATAGGAAAAGCTACTATAATTTTTAACAAAAGGAGGTGATAAAAGATGAAAAAGGCGATATTAACAACACTGTTAGCAATAAGCTTTATGCTCACTATGACTGCAACTGCGATAAGTCATCGGGTGATCACTGCGTGGTTATGTGATTCTGATAATTATGTGTACGAATTAGGAGTAGAGATGCCAAGTCCGGGTGCAACCCTCCCTCATTTCGATCTCGCTGGTTATCGCTTTATAGGAACACCAACAGTAAATGTTGAACCGTACCCTGTTGATGGCGCTGCATTGTTAGACTACTGGAACTTTCTTCAAATAGGGTTGGAATGCCAATGTTTGTGGCTTCTAAACAACGAGCAGTTCATATTTACTGTCTACAATGTACGGGCAGTTCTCAGCTACGATTACGAGGACAACCAATGGAAAGGGACACTACATTGGCGCAATCCGGACAAGAATACGCAGGGAATAGCAACAAAGGCATGGTTACAATTTACACCACCACCACCACCAGGACCGCCTCTCACTCCTCGTGAGTGATTAAAGGAGGGGAGCAGAGGGGGTCAGGGGAGCAGAGGGGGTCAGACCTCGAATTGAGAAAATAGTTGACGGAAAGGAATTAGGGTCAGACCTTGAATGTAGAAAGTAGTTCCTTTTACATTCAACATTCACGGTCTGACCCCAAAATAGTCCTCAGAAGAATAGCACGCTGATGACGCTGATAATGCGGATATTCGCGGATATAAGATAGAAGACAGAAAAAAGAGAAAAAAATCAGCGAAAATCCGTCAAATCCGCGTCATCCGTGTTCTATTCTTACGGCTATTTTTATGAGAATCAACTTCTTTTCGGACATCTCACTTTCTACTTAAAAAAACTGTGAGGTAAAAAAAGAACTGTAAATTTTGGAGGTGTAAAAAAATGAAGAGATATGTAATATTATTAGTAATGGGATTAGTAATATCCTTTACTTATGTTCAGGCTAAGACAAATGAAAAAGCTGGGATGTGCGCTGCTCAGTTTTTAAAAATAGGTGCTGGGGCAAGACCGTCTGGTATGGGTGAGGCATTTTGTGCTGTATCCGATGATATTAATGCTGTTTACTGGAATCCAGCCGGCCTATACCAGATTAATCAAAAACAAGCAACCTTTATGCACAATGAATGGCTGTATGATATTAAATATGAGTTTTTAGCCTATTGTCAGCCGACAGACAGAGGGGTGAGTGCAGTTAGTCTGACTTATCTACGAATGGGTGATTTAGAAGGAAAAGATATGAATGATAACCCAATTGGGGATTTTTCTGCTTACGATTGTGCCTTGAATATCGCCTATTCATTAGCGGCAAATAAAAATACTTATTTGGGAATTACGGGAAAAGTTATCCAGCAAAAGATAGAAAATGAAAAGGCAAAGGCTCTTGCCATAGATATTGGTATTTTGCATTTAGAATCAGCAAAAGAGGGATTTAAAACCGCGGCTGTGGTGCAAAACTTAGGCTCAAAATTAAAATTCGTTCAACAGCCTGAAAATCTACCACTTACTTATAAAATGGGTATTTCTTATAAAAGGAATAAATTACTTTTAGCCACTGATATAACTAAACCAGAAGATAATAACACCAGAATAAATATTGGTGTAGAATATCTTTTTAATCCTACTTTAACCCTCCGGGCAGGCTACAATTCACAAAACGACCTGGATTCAGGTTGGACGGTTGGAGCCGGATTTAACTTAAAATCCTCACAATTTGACTATGCCTTTGTGCCTTACGGTGAATTAGATAATACACATAGATTTTCAGTGATTATAAAGTTTTAATATGTTGGTATCATAAGATGATTAATCAATCAACTACTAAATTTTATTGTCAGGAATGTGGCTATGAATCATTAAAATGGCTGGGGAAATGTCCTGGATGTGAAAAATGGAATACATTCGTAGAAGAAATTAAACTTCCTGCCTCAAAATATCCTTCTTTAGCCCCTTGCGAACCAAAATCTATTTCTGACATTGAAATATCAGAAGAAGAAAGATTATTAACTAAAATTAACGAATTTGACCGAGTTTTAGGTGGTGGAATAGTACCAGGAGCATTAATTTTAATTGGTGGTGACCCGGGAATTGGGAAATCAACATTACTCCTTCAATCGGCAAATGCGTTGAGTACCGAATATGGATTGTTATTGTATGTTTCTGGTGAAGAATCATTACAACAAATTAAATTAAGGGCAAATAGAATAAATGCTGATTCTAAAAATTTACATATTCTTACAGAATGTAACCTTGAATACATCATCAACAAGATAGAAGAGATAAAACCCAAGATAGTAATTATTGATTCTATTCAGACAATTTATAAATCAGAATTAGGGTCTTCACCTGGCAATATTGGTCAGGTACGCGAATGCACCACTTCATTAATGTATTTAGCCAAACAAAAACAAATTGCTATCTTTATCATTGGTCATGTAACCAAAGAAGGGGCAATTGCTGGACCAAGGGTATTAGAACATATAGTTGATACCGTGCTTTATTTTGAAGGGGCACAGTATAATACTTATCGAATTTTAAGGGCAGTAAAAAATCGTTTCGGGTCAACAAATGAGATTGGTGTATTTGAAATGCAAGAAAAAGGATTGGTTGAGGTAAATAGTCCCTCATCAGCATTTTTGTCTCAAAGACCAATAGGCGTTTCTGGTTCTGTAGTTACAGCCAGCATAGAAGGAACAAGACCTATTCTGGTTGAATTGCAATCTCTGGTCAGCCCGACTAACTTTGGTCTGGCAAAAAGGGAAACTCTGGGCGTAGATTACAATCGCACCGCACTCCTGTTAGCGGTTTTAGAAAAACGCATGGGATTACATCTTGGAATATACGATGTTTTTGTCAATGTGACAGGTGGAATGAAAATTGTAGAACCCGGCGCAGATTTAGGCATTGCCTGTGCTGTGGTCTCAAGCCTTAAAGATAAACCCATTGATTCCAAAATCGCCATTGTTGGCGAGGTAGGATTAGCCGGT contains these protein-coding regions:
- a CDS encoding kelch repeat-containing protein is translated as MYIFFGVDGEYNVLSDIWSYDPSANTWQQEPSGGTTTPPVRFLHTSMCIPDGRILTFGGYGSDFNLTEPSLWSYTPGSGTWEQKAASSFGARGGASAAVFAGKMYVFGGTTKEGYSNDMLVYDPGQNSWEKLTISGSIPEARTACAGAYSGDLFWIYGGVYEVRSGDLKDTWEFNAANNTWTQRTDMPVALSGAKAVAFQSQGRDTLTVTVLMFGGTSGGVPVDKTYGYIPRGDIPIDSIKIVNQTNNEVGTLTMRAGETLPLFALGYCGTTTVGYLAVTWSIEGDLIGTLSPTTGTNTLFTAITIGSGTIKAVITGGTITDMTGTITVTGGTVTSITISPATKTLTADEFATYTATAQDAQNNLWDVSEETTWITTDPKGTFTVNVYNPGQAGNWMITGKYNGLEGTAAVTVIPGALNYVRIEDSGGNEIINYSMPTDGSLTLYCRGYDADNNLIGDVSGSWTVTPGNLGDVAPQAGTKTTFDARKVGTGTIKVDDGAGHSDTTDVITVGVGALNYVRIEDQGGNPIGTQSMTTDETLDLYCRGYDGDDNLIGDVTGTWTVNGDIGTVSPAVGTKTTFDARKVGTGTIKVDNGAGHSDTTDVITVSAALNYVRIEDQAGNPIGTQSMTTDETLDLYYRGYDGDNNSIGYLSGTWTVTNNIGNVIPQVGTRTIFYATNVGIGTIRVEGAGTVAETGLITVNLGFETTLEKAFVYPNPYYASGKGHTYIYFDKLTSDSIIQIFTIAGELVREIPVTKSRQDWDVRNSDGEKVASGVYIYLIKDPAGNKKVGKLGILR
- a CDS encoding PorV/PorQ family protein; translated protein: MKRYVILLVMGLVISFTYVQAKTNEKAGMCAAQFLKIGAGARPSGMGEAFCAVSDDINAVYWNPAGLYQINQKQATFMHNEWLYDIKYEFLAYCQPTDRGVSAVSLTYLRMGDLEGKDMNDNPIGDFSAYDCALNIAYSLAANKNTYLGITGKVIQQKIENEKAKALAIDIGILHLESAKEGFKTAAVVQNLGSKLKFVQQPENLPLTYKMGISYKRNKLLLATDITKPEDNNTRINIGVEYLFNPTLTLRAGYNSQNDLDSGWTVGAGFNLKSSQFDYAFVPYGELDNTHRFSVIIKF
- the radA gene encoding DNA repair protein RadA, which codes for MINQSTTKFYCQECGYESLKWLGKCPGCEKWNTFVEEIKLPASKYPSLAPCEPKSISDIEISEEERLLTKINEFDRVLGGGIVPGALILIGGDPGIGKSTLLLQSANALSTEYGLLLYVSGEESLQQIKLRANRINADSKNLHILTECNLEYIINKIEEIKPKIVIIDSIQTIYKSELGSSPGNIGQVRECTTSLMYLAKQKQIAIFIIGHVTKEGAIAGPRVLEHIVDTVLYFEGAQYNTYRILRAVKNRFGSTNEIGVFEMQEKGLVEVNSPSSAFLSQRPIGVSGSVVTASIEGTRPILVELQSLVSPTNFGLAKRETLGVDYNRTALLLAVLEKRMGLHLGIYDVFVNVTGGMKIVEPGADLGIACAVVSSLKDKPIDSKIAIVGEVGLAGEVRGISYIEKRIEEVSKLGFERFILPEYNLAGLKSYSIDLIGVKNLKEALENVKLNQ